One window from the genome of Sulfodiicoccus acidiphilus encodes:
- a CDS encoding cob(I)yrinic acid a,c-diamide adenosyltransferase, whose amino-acid sequence MFTRSGDDGTTSVKDKRIGKDSPVVEFLGEVDELNSFLGFALSSLTWEDMRRDIERVQFELFQLGQDVATEGERASFSEENVKWIEERTIYYRKESGPVRLFVIPGGTEQAVRLHLVRTIARRVERKLVRLSREVSVNRWTIVYLNRLSSMLFSMAVVANKRSNSQERYFDINRYF is encoded by the coding sequence GTGTTCACTAGGTCTGGAGATGACGGCACCACCTCCGTCAAGGATAAGAGAATAGGGAAGGATTCGCCAGTGGTGGAATTCCTAGGTGAGGTAGACGAACTAAATTCCTTCCTAGGATTTGCACTCAGCTCCCTCACATGGGAGGACATGCGACGTGACATTGAGAGAGTCCAGTTCGAACTATTCCAACTAGGCCAAGATGTCGCCACAGAGGGGGAAAGAGCTTCCTTTTCTGAGGAGAACGTTAAGTGGATAGAGGAAAGAACGATCTACTACAGAAAAGAGAGCGGCCCCGTGAGGCTCTTCGTGATCCCTGGGGGAACGGAACAGGCAGTGAGACTTCACTTAGTTAGGACAATAGCCAGGAGAGTGGAGAGAAAGTTGGTAAGGTTAAGTCGGGAAGTGAGCGTGAACCGCTGGACAATAGTTTACTTGAACCGCTTATCTTCGATGCTGTTCTCTATGGCCGTAGTCGCCAACAAGAGGAGTAATAGTCAGGAACGATATTTCGATATCAATAGATACTTTTAG
- a CDS encoding TIGR00269 family protein, producing the protein MSCDSCRIREPRVFQPHTRRKLCKECFLSDVRARVAVEVTKLGLDRTKKILVAVSGGKDSFVLLDTLRRLIDRESLVPFTIEEGIRGYNREDQTEQLISLTGIYNIIKSSFKQSVGYTLDDMMTAANHSNMNVSACTFCGGFRRKLINDAARRVGADAVVTGHNLDDEVQTIVINLLRGDVERLIRFGNSPLRLSDRFVPRLKPLRRIYEWETTMYAELSGYKFQDVECPYMVTKPTLRAKVRELLYQLESTSPGSLLKILDVFDGLSEKMRSSSGQLPSLPLCRICGEPTSLNREICKNCELLLKSGLLDMLSKSIY; encoded by the coding sequence ATGAGTTGCGACTCATGTCGGATTAGGGAGCCAAGAGTATTTCAGCCTCATACGAGGAGGAAGCTCTGCAAGGAGTGCTTCCTCTCGGATGTCAGGGCCAGAGTAGCGGTCGAGGTAACCAAGCTCGGGTTAGACAGGACCAAGAAGATCTTGGTCGCGGTGTCTGGGGGGAAAGACAGTTTCGTATTGTTAGACACACTGAGGCGGCTGATAGATAGAGAATCGCTAGTCCCGTTTACCATAGAGGAGGGAATAAGAGGATATAATAGGGAAGACCAGACTGAGCAGTTGATATCCTTAACTGGCATCTATAACATTATAAAGAGTAGCTTCAAGCAATCCGTCGGTTACACGTTGGATGACATGATGACCGCAGCTAACCATTCTAACATGAACGTCTCAGCATGCACCTTCTGCGGAGGCTTCAGAAGGAAGCTGATCAATGACGCAGCTAGACGGGTTGGCGCTGACGCAGTTGTTACTGGCCATAATTTGGACGACGAAGTGCAGACTATAGTGATCAATTTATTAAGGGGAGACGTAGAGAGGTTGATCAGGTTTGGCAATTCACCATTACGACTAAGTGACAGGTTCGTCCCCAGATTGAAACCTCTAAGAAGGATATATGAGTGGGAAACCACGATGTACGCTGAACTGAGCGGTTACAAGTTTCAGGACGTGGAATGCCCTTACATGGTTACGAAGCCTACTCTCAGGGCTAAGGTAAGGGAGCTTCTCTATCAGTTAGAGTCGACTTCCCCTGGCTCCCTTCTGAAAATACTTGACGTCTTTGATGGTCTTTCTGAGAAAATGCGTTCCTCTTCAGGACAGCTTCCCTCACTTCCCCTCTGCAGAATTTGTGGGGAACCTACTAGCCTTAATAGGGAAATATGCAAAAACTGCGAGCTCCTGTTGAAGAGCGGACTTTTAGACATGCTGTCTAAAAGTATCTATTGA
- a CDS encoding DUF211 domain-containing protein: MGRIRRITLDVLKPIKGVSIVELSERISSLEGVEGVNITVTDMDVETMGLMIVVEGEAINFSAVKRLLDDTGCAIHSIDEVASGTKLVEGRRPK, from the coding sequence ATGGGAAGAATAAGGAGGATAACGTTAGACGTACTCAAACCGATTAAGGGAGTATCTATAGTTGAACTTTCTGAGAGAATCTCTTCCTTGGAGGGTGTAGAAGGTGTCAACATAACTGTGACAGACATGGACGTAGAAACAATGGGCCTCATGATAGTTGTAGAGGGGGAGGCCATCAACTTCAGCGCTGTTAAAAGATTGCTTGACGATACTGGTTGCGCTATTCACAGCATAGATGAAGTGGCCAGCGGCACTAAATTAGTTGAAGGAAGGAGACCCAAATGA
- the speD gene encoding adenosylmethionine decarboxylase, translating into MMGARALDAPKVIGKQVFGSLYECDVEALRDEETIREVVIRAVSEGNMTLLDIRGWKIGEGVSVVAIILESHITVHTWPEYRFATVDVYSCGAHTDPVAAFKYIATKLNAKRFSMNQTDRSSDF; encoded by the coding sequence ATGATGGGGGCTAGGGCTCTGGATGCTCCAAAAGTAATAGGAAAACAAGTGTTTGGAAGCCTCTACGAGTGCGACGTAGAAGCTCTGCGTGACGAAGAAACAATTAGGGAAGTTGTAATCAGGGCAGTCAGCGAAGGAAATATGACGTTGCTTGACATAAGGGGCTGGAAAATTGGGGAGGGGGTAAGCGTTGTCGCAATAATATTGGAGAGTCACATAACGGTTCACACTTGGCCAGAGTATAGGTTCGCTACAGTCGACGTCTACTCCTGTGGTGCACACACCGATCCCGTGGCCGCTTTCAAGTACATCGCAACCAAGTTGAACGCGAAAAGGTTTAGTATGAACCAGACTGACCGGTCATCTGATTTCTAG
- a CDS encoding NAD(P)-binding protein: protein MFIVVGGGLAGLLTAEKLREHGRTIVFDRRRKPGKECTGIISRSTLAKLNVGKEYVEAEFKEIELKYGKYSILVKTDVVRLDRQRLEMDLDMNFRVIRPVNAVIKEDCVVASNEVYRGRIVRAWGWKGKARWIRGIEYSAEPTNLDHILVYFDRRNVGGFSWIVPTPSRTLVGAISYTDPIYFLPHLEKRRLEVHGGAIPRAKPRFNLNAEIGDATGLIKTFTGGGIYGIAALLEPLVKWIALGDPSQYFQTRKSLIKEVTTQYNITRFMEWTWPTLLSAFRLMKDREFKVGDEFDLHSRLFRLLVPF from the coding sequence ATGTTCATCGTAGTGGGCGGCGGACTAGCAGGACTACTTACTGCCGAGAAATTACGAGAACATGGAAGGACGATCGTCTTCGACAGGAGAAGAAAGCCTGGAAAAGAGTGTACAGGAATAATTAGCAGATCGACCCTGGCAAAACTTAACGTTGGTAAGGAATACGTGGAAGCAGAGTTCAAGGAAATCGAACTGAAATATGGAAAGTACTCCATTCTAGTGAAAACGGATGTAGTTAGACTAGATAGACAACGATTAGAAATGGATCTCGACATGAACTTTCGAGTGATCAGGCCGGTTAACGCAGTGATCAAGGAAGACTGCGTCGTAGCCAGCAACGAGGTGTATAGAGGAAGGATAGTAAGGGCTTGGGGATGGAAGGGTAAAGCGAGGTGGATCAGGGGAATAGAGTACTCCGCCGAGCCTACCAATCTAGACCATATATTAGTCTACTTCGATCGGAGAAACGTGGGTGGTTTCTCGTGGATAGTTCCGACACCGAGTAGGACCCTAGTAGGAGCAATATCCTACACCGACCCTATTTACTTCCTTCCTCATCTGGAGAAAAGAAGATTGGAGGTCCATGGCGGCGCTATACCTAGAGCTAAACCACGTTTCAACCTAAACGCTGAGATAGGTGATGCGACAGGATTGATCAAGACATTCACGGGAGGCGGAATTTACGGCATAGCTGCCCTACTGGAACCCCTAGTAAAGTGGATCGCTTTAGGTGACCCCTCTCAGTATTTTCAAACCAGAAAATCCCTAATTAAAGAGGTGACAACCCAATACAACATCACACGTTTCATGGAATGGACTTGGCCTACCTTGCTTTCAGCCTTCCGACTAATGAAAGACAGAGAGTTCAAGGTGGGAGACGAGTTTGATTTGCACTCAAGGCTTTTCCGATTGCTTGTTCCGTTTTGA
- a CDS encoding PolB1-binding protein PBP2 family protein, whose amino-acid sequence MATEKEIELAIKYFKENISVGELIAVRELMAEGVKEPEKVIEALLQMGIIERGEGCFNLVRDSKRNKQSEKP is encoded by the coding sequence ATGGCAACCGAGAAAGAGATAGAGTTAGCGATCAAATATTTTAAAGAAAATATATCTGTTGGCGAGTTAATAGCAGTCAGGGAACTTATGGCGGAAGGAGTTAAGGAGCCAGAAAAAGTCATAGAGGCATTACTTCAGATGGGAATAATAGAGCGAGGAGAGGGCTGTTTCAACCTGGTGAGGGATTCAAAACGGAACAAGCAATCGGAAAAGCCTTGA
- a CDS encoding UbiA family prenyltransferase — MKTKRLLQLVRIQNVIGAAVGDLMGYVVFTSWRIEWKTLLISMVVVALVAGGGYVINDIRDVEIDKVNKPERPLPSGEVSLREAKAITLISFLGGASLSALLGPVPFTIALLTIFLLVSYALWLKKQGPVGNLVVALTTALSIFFGGISVSVNALSSITLMIPVVYSFLLTLGREVVKGVEDYNGDYAHGVKTLAIRLG; from the coding sequence TTGAAAACGAAGAGGCTACTCCAACTGGTGAGAATACAGAACGTCATAGGAGCTGCTGTTGGGGATTTAATGGGATACGTGGTTTTCACGTCCTGGCGAATAGAGTGGAAAACGCTCTTGATCTCAATGGTTGTAGTTGCCTTAGTAGCAGGAGGTGGATACGTCATTAACGATATCAGGGATGTAGAAATAGATAAAGTGAACAAGCCAGAGCGTCCTTTACCGTCTGGGGAAGTCAGTTTGAGAGAAGCTAAAGCGATAACGCTAATATCTTTCTTAGGAGGTGCCTCCCTCTCAGCGCTTCTCGGACCTGTACCGTTCACAATAGCTTTGTTGACAATATTCCTTCTCGTAAGCTATGCGCTGTGGTTAAAGAAACAGGGGCCAGTTGGAAACTTAGTAGTCGCACTAACCACTGCCCTATCCATATTCTTTGGCGGGATTTCGGTTTCAGTTAACGCCCTAAGTTCAATTACGCTTATGATACCAGTAGTCTATTCGTTCCTTTTGACCCTTGGGAGAGAAGTGGTTAAAGGTGTAGAGGACTACAACGGTGACTACGCCCACGGCGTGAAGACACTAGCAATAAGGCTGGGGTAA
- a CDS encoding GTPase, which translates to MKLLLRLLSKADLAVEVVDVREPLLTHSRFIEARVRQSERKILIALNKADLVPREVAESWKKHFEREGLSAVYLAATGHMGTKFLRAEVQRLLGGKGEVVLVGFPKTGKSSVINALKGRHSTSTSKFPKSPGFTKRVNRFRVGNLTFYDTPGTLPPDGDPFEKTIRGLPVEKIPDPVLPAIRILRTAILLSEKELVRKYGPFRGPEELLELIARKRGWVYSEDGEPNVEEAARAVIRQYHEGKITYYTFPPT; encoded by the coding sequence ATGAAGCTCCTATTACGATTGCTAAGTAAGGCAGACCTTGCTGTAGAAGTCGTAGACGTGAGAGAACCGCTTCTAACACACTCTAGGTTTATAGAGGCTAGGGTCAGACAGTCAGAAAGGAAAATACTGATCGCTCTAAATAAGGCGGACCTTGTTCCGAGGGAGGTTGCTGAATCGTGGAAGAAACACTTCGAAAGGGAGGGACTAAGTGCCGTCTATCTTGCCGCCACGGGTCACATGGGAACTAAGTTCCTCAGGGCAGAAGTGCAGCGACTGTTAGGAGGAAAAGGAGAGGTGGTCTTAGTAGGCTTCCCCAAAACTGGCAAGTCCTCAGTAATAAACGCTTTGAAAGGCAGACACTCCACCTCTACCTCAAAATTTCCCAAGTCGCCGGGGTTTACAAAGAGAGTCAATAGGTTTAGGGTGGGGAATCTAACATTTTACGATACTCCTGGTACACTTCCTCCAGATGGAGATCCGTTCGAGAAGACAATTAGGGGACTCCCTGTGGAGAAAATACCCGATCCAGTACTCCCAGCGATTAGGATATTGCGAACCGCGATACTTCTAAGTGAGAAAGAGTTAGTGAGGAAGTATGGACCGTTTCGAGGGCCTGAGGAATTACTTGAATTAATAGCAAGAAAACGGGGCTGGGTTTACAGCGAAGATGGAGAACCCAACGTAGAAGAGGCGGCACGGGCGGTAATAAGGCAATATCATGAGGGGAAAATAACTTATTACACGTTTCCTCCGACGTAG
- a CDS encoding magnesium-dependent phosphatase-1: protein MVIKAVVYDADKTLWNHHNISELVEPMSVSGDVLVDGRGDRVVVFPGVRDTLKTLRETGIMLGLATWNYESATKRVLSLLDLRFDVVVSKDYPYKFMMLMEFLIRASQLGMRIKPDEVLYVDDRRDHFGYIWFHIGKVKCLEMWKDVKEHREILKMIENEPNS from the coding sequence ATGGTAATCAAGGCTGTAGTTTACGACGCTGATAAGACCCTCTGGAACCATCACAACATATCGGAGTTGGTTGAGCCAATGAGTGTGTCTGGAGACGTCCTAGTTGATGGAAGGGGAGACAGGGTAGTCGTCTTCCCAGGTGTTAGAGACACACTGAAGACTTTGAGGGAAACGGGAATTATGTTAGGTCTTGCAACGTGGAACTACGAATCCGCCACTAAGAGAGTCCTTTCCCTACTAGATTTAAGGTTCGACGTTGTGGTATCTAAAGACTATCCGTACAAGTTCATGATGTTGATGGAGTTCTTAATCAGAGCCTCACAGCTCGGAATGCGAATAAAGCCGGATGAAGTGTTATACGTCGATGACAGAAGGGATCACTTCGGTTACATCTGGTTTCACATTGGAAAAGTGAAGTGTCTTGAAATGTGGAAAGACGTCAAGGAGCACCGAGAAATCCTGAAAATGATTGAGAATGAACCGAATAGTTAG
- a CDS encoding acetolactate synthase large subunit: MTNGAKLTIDALKREGVKVIFGIPGLTNMPLYDAFLEDLQSGELRHVLMRHEQAAAHAADGYARASGVPGVCTATSGPGTTNLVTGIITAFQDSSPVVAITGQVVRQSIGKLAFQEADTPGIFAPITKYTVQVRKAEDIPTWIRNAFYISTTGRPGPVLVDIPRDVLLEEVNGEPVVKPLRGYRPFKSNVTLEKIKEAAKLMISAERPVILVGTGVVWANATQEVLELAETLMAPIVSTLPGKSAIPHDHPLYVGPMGYYGRAEASKVALEADLVVAIGARISDRTVTSGEEFKDGRKIIMVNIDPTDAEKAVGINVTLNGDAKSIARQLREALLIVGKRNERSSWMRRVKELKEYYSKFYFEDDGKKLKPWRILKTLRNSIPKDAIVTTGVGQHQMWAEVFWEVLEPRTFLSSTGMGTMGFGLPAAMGAKMARPERTVVDIDGDGSFLMTATNLATAVDENIPVISIIMDNRTLGLVRQVQDLFQSRRIVGVDYGNSPDFVKLAEAFGAMGFDAYTYEDIERSVKVAMAERVPAVIRIPIDKEELALPTLPPGGKLSQVIVSDPRKGS; encoded by the coding sequence TTGACTAACGGAGCTAAACTGACGATAGATGCGCTGAAGAGAGAGGGCGTGAAAGTGATCTTCGGTATTCCCGGGCTCACTAATATGCCTCTCTACGATGCGTTCCTGGAGGATCTTCAGAGCGGGGAGCTAAGACATGTGCTAATGAGACACGAGCAGGCGGCTGCACATGCTGCAGACGGCTATGCGAGGGCCAGCGGAGTTCCAGGCGTGTGCACTGCCACTTCTGGACCTGGAACTACTAACTTGGTCACAGGAATAATCACGGCGTTCCAAGACAGCTCTCCAGTGGTTGCAATAACAGGACAGGTCGTCAGACAATCAATAGGTAAGCTGGCATTTCAAGAAGCCGACACGCCTGGAATCTTCGCGCCCATCACCAAATATACTGTCCAAGTTAGGAAGGCCGAAGACATTCCTACATGGATAAGAAACGCCTTTTACATATCTACAACGGGGAGGCCTGGTCCAGTCCTAGTGGACATTCCTAGAGACGTTCTCTTAGAGGAAGTTAATGGAGAGCCGGTTGTTAAACCTTTGAGAGGTTACAGGCCCTTTAAGAGCAATGTGACGCTTGAGAAAATCAAGGAAGCTGCCAAGTTAATGATCAGTGCAGAAAGACCTGTCATCTTGGTGGGAACAGGTGTTGTATGGGCTAACGCTACACAAGAGGTATTGGAGTTAGCAGAAACACTAATGGCTCCTATAGTTTCAACCTTACCTGGAAAGTCTGCAATACCGCACGACCACCCACTGTACGTGGGCCCAATGGGCTATTATGGGAGAGCTGAAGCTAGTAAGGTGGCACTAGAAGCAGACTTGGTAGTTGCGATAGGTGCTAGAATAAGTGATAGAACAGTGACTTCTGGAGAGGAGTTTAAGGATGGGCGAAAGATAATAATGGTGAACATAGACCCCACGGATGCGGAGAAGGCGGTTGGTATAAACGTCACCTTAAACGGAGATGCTAAGTCCATAGCGAGACAGCTACGGGAGGCCTTGCTGATAGTAGGAAAACGCAATGAACGCTCAAGCTGGATGAGGAGAGTGAAGGAATTGAAGGAGTACTATTCAAAGTTCTACTTCGAAGACGATGGAAAGAAACTGAAACCTTGGAGGATCCTGAAGACCTTGAGGAACAGTATACCAAAGGACGCCATAGTGACCACTGGAGTAGGACAACATCAAATGTGGGCAGAGGTTTTCTGGGAGGTACTTGAACCTAGAACGTTCCTATCGTCGACGGGAATGGGCACCATGGGTTTCGGACTCCCCGCAGCCATGGGAGCTAAGATGGCGAGGCCTGAGAGGACTGTAGTTGACATAGATGGCGACGGATCCTTCCTGATGACCGCGACCAACTTAGCCACTGCTGTAGACGAGAACATACCGGTGATCTCTATCATAATGGATAATAGAACTCTTGGTTTAGTGAGGCAAGTTCAAGATCTATTCCAATCAAGGAGAATAGTTGGCGTGGATTACGGAAATTCCCCAGACTTCGTGAAGCTAGCCGAGGCCTTCGGAGCGATGGGATTCGATGCATACACCTACGAGGACATAGAGAGATCGGTCAAGGTGGCGATGGCTGAAAGAGTTCCAGCTGTAATAAGAATACCCATAGATAAAGAGGAGCTAGCCTTACCTACACTTCCCCCTGGAGGAAAACTGTCGCAGGTGATTGTGAGTGATCCAAGAAAAGGTAGTTAG
- a CDS encoding ACT domain-containing protein, which yields MIQEKVVRITAVYRDPGVLERIMGTLRRLWVDLEWMNAKVSGDTVEITMKLKESKNQKLAILNLSKTVDIERVEVLENDTSQESETLMGRLPIYKRVTAYEWGDEVG from the coding sequence GTGATCCAAGAAAAGGTAGTTAGAATAACGGCGGTATATCGAGACCCAGGTGTATTAGAGAGAATAATGGGGACGTTGAGGAGACTGTGGGTAGACTTGGAGTGGATGAATGCTAAGGTTTCAGGGGACACCGTGGAGATAACAATGAAACTGAAGGAGAGTAAGAACCAGAAGTTAGCCATTCTGAACCTCAGTAAGACGGTAGACATAGAGAGGGTAGAAGTTCTAGAGAATGATACGAGCCAAGAAAGCGAAACATTGATGGGAAGACTACCTATATATAAGAGAGTAACTGCATACGAGTGGGGAGATGAAGTTGGCTAA
- the ilvC gene encoding ketol-acid reductoisomerase, with protein sequence MKLAKIYTEKDADLSPLLGKKIAVLGYGSQGRAWALNLRDSGMNIIVGLERKGESWKRAEQDGIFPQLTEDAVREADVIIFLIPDMAQRTVYLEKVKPIMKSGVDLVFAHGFNIHYKLIEPPLTSDVYMIAPKGPGPTVREYYMRGGGVPALVAVHQDVSGSALKKALAIAKGIGATRAGVIETTFKEETETDLIGEQTVLVGGISELLRAAFTNLVELGYQPEVSYFEAINEMKMIVDLIYEKGITGMMTAVSDTAKYGGLTVGKKLIDDNVKRKMREAAQRVRDGSFANEWIEEYNKGMPTMKSMLEDLKNSKEEQVGAALRELALRGKPKS encoded by the coding sequence ATGAAGTTGGCTAAGATCTATACTGAGAAGGACGCGGACCTTTCCCCCCTGTTAGGAAAGAAAATAGCCGTACTCGGATACGGAAGCCAGGGGAGAGCTTGGGCACTTAACTTGAGGGATTCTGGTATGAACATTATCGTGGGTCTAGAAAGAAAGGGAGAGTCCTGGAAAAGGGCAGAGCAGGACGGGATATTCCCTCAGCTAACTGAGGACGCTGTACGTGAGGCTGACGTGATAATTTTCCTAATACCAGACATGGCCCAACGAACTGTTTACTTGGAAAAAGTAAAGCCTATCATGAAGAGCGGGGTGGACTTGGTTTTCGCCCATGGCTTCAACATTCACTATAAGCTAATAGAGCCTCCTCTAACGTCGGACGTCTACATGATAGCACCTAAAGGCCCCGGTCCGACTGTCAGGGAGTATTACATGCGTGGAGGAGGAGTACCAGCACTTGTGGCAGTTCATCAGGACGTGTCAGGTTCGGCTCTAAAGAAGGCTCTAGCAATAGCCAAAGGGATAGGAGCTACTAGGGCAGGTGTGATAGAGACTACATTCAAGGAGGAGACAGAGACTGATCTAATTGGAGAACAAACGGTGTTAGTTGGAGGAATTTCGGAACTACTGAGAGCGGCCTTTACAAACCTGGTGGAGTTAGGTTATCAGCCAGAGGTAAGTTACTTTGAAGCTATAAACGAAATGAAAATGATAGTTGATTTAATATACGAAAAGGGCATTACCGGCATGATGACGGCTGTCTCAGACACTGCAAAATACGGTGGTCTCACGGTAGGTAAAAAACTAATAGACGATAACGTAAAAAGGAAAATGAGAGAAGCGGCTCAAAGAGTGAGGGACGGCTCCTTCGCTAACGAATGGATAGAGGAGTACAACAAGGGGATGCCGACAATGAAATCCATGCTAGAGGATCTGAAGAATAGTAAGGAAGAACAAGTTGGAGCAGCGCTAAGGGAATTAGCCCTCAGGGGTAAGCCTAAGTCCTGA
- the hjc gene encoding Holliday junction resolvase Hjc: MSERKRRGSTVERYIVNRLTAKGFACLRAPASGSKRKQPVPDIVALKDGVIIIIEVKSRASEENIYVNRDQAEGITKFSERSGGELFLAIKSPSGIRFLDFSKLRQTRGGNFVADKNLISSGMSLEDLVRHVESKLVKKLDLFA, encoded by the coding sequence TTGAGTGAAAGGAAGAGGAGAGGCTCGACAGTAGAGAGATACATAGTCAACAGGTTGACAGCGAAAGGCTTCGCCTGTCTTAGAGCACCAGCCAGTGGCAGTAAGAGGAAGCAACCAGTTCCTGACATAGTGGCCCTGAAGGATGGGGTGATAATTATTATAGAGGTCAAGAGCAGAGCAAGCGAGGAAAACATCTACGTGAACAGGGACCAAGCGGAAGGTATAACGAAGTTCTCGGAGAGAAGTGGAGGAGAGCTCTTCTTGGCGATAAAATCACCTTCTGGAATTCGATTTCTCGATTTCAGTAAGCTGAGGCAAACTAGAGGAGGAAATTTCGTCGCGGATAAGAATTTAATCTCCTCCGGTATGTCGTTAGAGGACCTAGTGCGTCACGTGGAATCTAAGCTAGTTAAGAAGCTAGACCTCTTCGCTTGA
- a CDS encoding ATPase, T2SS/T4P/T4SS family has translation MSSSYDKAFLIDRSALLAGVTSLVREGRLVGRIVVHGALVRKLWNDVSRGLVTSEIALEELGFLKDVTERFLMPFEVVWDGDGRDLNDVLRRYSMKHGTTLVTADPLQAKAAAVLGVDCVLISPKQAEIPFENLFDSNTMSLHIKEGTTIKAKRGSPGNWQFLEVTKNPVTAGEIKRMLSEVVLAVGLTRSSFVEIERKGSTVIQLGNYRIVVTRPPLSDGWEMTVTRPVTKKSLEDYGLDERLVTRFKEKAEGILVAGAPGMGKTTFAQALAEYYMKMEKVVKTVESPRDMDLPSEITQYSKNYAEVGELHDILLLSRPDYTVYDEMRNDEDFKLFIDLRLAGIGMIGVVHATTPIDAIHRFLSRNDLGTVPNIVDTVVFIEKGQVAKVFSLNMVVKIPTGLREADLARPVVEVRDFLTDSVEYEMYVFGEQTMIVRVKDVQRGQEHDKVGRIISKYVPRAVIKFEGGEYVISLPRSETSRYNKVASRLRKLEKKLGVRIRVQVAENGSSEEV, from the coding sequence TTGAGCAGTTCTTATGATAAGGCTTTCCTAATAGATAGGTCCGCCCTCTTGGCTGGAGTAACGAGCTTGGTGAGAGAGGGTAGACTAGTAGGTAGAATAGTGGTCCACGGAGCCCTTGTGAGGAAGTTGTGGAATGATGTGAGTAGAGGATTAGTGACTAGCGAAATCGCGTTGGAGGAGCTAGGTTTCCTGAAGGACGTCACAGAGAGATTCCTCATGCCGTTCGAGGTAGTGTGGGATGGTGACGGGAGGGACCTCAACGACGTATTAAGGAGATACTCCATGAAACATGGGACTACGTTAGTCACCGCTGACCCCCTTCAAGCTAAAGCCGCGGCCGTGTTGGGGGTGGATTGTGTGCTTATTTCGCCCAAGCAGGCGGAGATCCCGTTTGAGAACCTCTTCGATTCAAATACGATGAGCCTTCATATTAAGGAAGGGACTACCATAAAGGCCAAGAGGGGCAGTCCAGGTAACTGGCAATTCTTAGAGGTTACGAAAAACCCTGTGACTGCTGGAGAGATTAAGAGGATGCTATCGGAAGTTGTCTTAGCGGTTGGATTGACTAGGAGTTCGTTCGTAGAAATAGAGAGGAAAGGTTCAACTGTGATTCAGCTGGGGAACTATAGAATAGTGGTAACGAGACCACCTCTCAGTGACGGGTGGGAGATGACGGTTACTAGACCGGTGACGAAAAAGAGCTTGGAGGACTACGGGCTGGACGAGAGATTGGTAACTAGGTTTAAGGAGAAAGCCGAGGGCATACTTGTGGCCGGGGCTCCAGGAATGGGTAAGACCACCTTTGCTCAAGCACTCGCCGAATATTACATGAAGATGGAGAAGGTAGTTAAGACTGTAGAATCTCCGCGGGACATGGACCTTCCATCTGAGATAACCCAGTACTCTAAGAATTATGCGGAAGTGGGTGAACTTCACGATATCTTGTTGTTAAGTAGGCCAGATTATACTGTCTATGATGAAATGCGGAACGACGAGGATTTCAAGCTCTTCATAGACTTGAGGTTAGCGGGAATAGGAATGATAGGGGTAGTTCACGCCACCACTCCAATTGACGCTATTCATAGGTTCTTGAGCAGGAACGATCTGGGAACCGTTCCTAACATAGTTGACACAGTGGTCTTCATCGAAAAGGGGCAAGTGGCCAAGGTGTTCTCTCTGAACATGGTGGTGAAGATACCTACAGGCCTCAGAGAGGCCGACTTAGCTAGGCCTGTGGTAGAGGTGAGGGACTTCCTGACGGACTCTGTTGAGTATGAAATGTATGTATTTGGAGAACAGACCATGATAGTCAGAGTTAAGGATGTCCAACGGGGACAAGAACACGATAAGGTAGGCAGGATCATCTCGAAGTACGTCCCTAGGGCAGTGATCAAGTTCGAAGGAGGAGAGTACGTTATTTCCCTTCCGCGCAGTGAGACCTCTAGGTACAATAAAGTTGCTAGTAGGCTCAGGAAACTCGAGAAGAAGCTTGGGGTCAGAATAAGAGTCCAAGTAGCAGAGAACGGTTCAAGCGAAGAGGTCTAG